A section of the Flavobacterium ardleyense genome encodes:
- the tatC gene encoding twin-arginine translocase subunit TatC produces the protein MAKKVNKDKMSFLDHLEELRWLLVRSSIGILVMASATFFVSDFIFDQIIFGPVDPQFITYRLFCQVSQFFGVDGLCVEEFPFVIQNTDMEGQISMLIWTCITAGFILAFPYILYLVWSFVSPALYDNEKKNAKLFIFISSILFFVGVLFGYFIIVPLSVNFFATFTISDVIKNEFNLSSYMGMIKTSVLATGLLFELPIVIYFLAKLGLVTDEFLRKYRKYAIIIILLVAAIVTPPDVISQIIVSIPILLIYEASIFIAAAVVRNQLKDAKQSTRIQ, from the coding sequence ATGGCAAAAAAAGTAAATAAGGACAAGATGAGTTTTTTGGATCATCTTGAAGAATTAAGGTGGCTGCTTGTTCGCAGTTCGATAGGAATTTTGGTTATGGCATCGGCAACATTTTTTGTCAGTGACTTTATCTTTGATCAAATTATCTTCGGGCCAGTTGATCCACAATTTATTACCTACAGACTGTTTTGTCAGGTATCACAGTTTTTTGGAGTAGACGGACTTTGTGTGGAAGAATTCCCCTTTGTGATTCAAAATACTGATATGGAAGGACAGATTTCTATGTTAATCTGGACCTGTATTACGGCTGGTTTTATCCTTGCTTTTCCCTACATCTTATATTTAGTGTGGAGTTTTGTTAGTCCTGCGCTCTATGACAACGAGAAGAAAAATGCGAAATTGTTTATCTTTATTTCCTCCATCTTATTCTTTGTTGGAGTGTTATTTGGCTATTTTATTATCGTTCCGTTATCGGTCAATTTCTTTGCAACATTTACAATAAGTGATGTGATTAAAAACGAGTTTAATCTTTCTTCCTATATGGGAATGATTAAAACGTCGGTTTTGGCCACTGGTTTATTATTTGAATTGCCGATTGTGATTTATTTCCTTGCAAAATTAGGACTGGTTACAGACGAATTTTTACGCAAATACAGGAAATATGCAATTATTATCATTCTTTTGGTAGCTGCTATTGTAACTCCTCCAGACGTTATTAGTCAGATTATAGTTTCTATTCCAATATTATTAATTTACGAAGCAAGTATATTTATAGCTGCTGCTGTCGTACGAAATCAACTTAAAGATGCCAAACAAAGTACAAGAATTCAATAA
- a CDS encoding KpsF/GutQ family sugar-phosphate isomerase — MITKENIIGAAKKAIYSEGESIKKLADLLDQDFVDSVQAIYNCKGRLIVTGIGKSAIIAQKIVATMNSTGTPSIFLHASEAIHGDLGMVQPGDVIICISKSGNSPEIKALAPIIKIFGNTLIAMTGNINSFLAKTSDFILNTTVDAEACPNNLAPTNSTTAQLVMGDALAICLMEMKDFKATDFAKYHPGGALGKKLLLKVSDMLEGAQKPMVSPNDSIKKVIFEISEKRLGVTAVIENGKLVGIITDGDIRRMLNDRDTFADLSAKDIMTSNPKTLQASDMAVTALNILEDNAITQLLVLDNEQYKGVLHLHDILKEGLI; from the coding sequence TTGATAACTAAAGAAAACATAATCGGCGCTGCCAAAAAAGCCATATATTCTGAGGGCGAATCTATTAAGAAATTAGCAGATTTACTAGATCAAGATTTCGTTGATAGCGTTCAGGCTATTTACAACTGCAAAGGAAGATTAATTGTTACTGGAATCGGCAAAAGTGCGATAATTGCTCAGAAAATCGTGGCAACAATGAATTCGACTGGAACACCTTCAATATTTCTTCATGCCTCCGAAGCAATTCATGGCGATCTTGGAATGGTACAACCTGGAGATGTTATTATTTGCATTTCCAAAAGCGGAAACAGTCCAGAAATCAAAGCACTTGCACCTATAATTAAAATCTTTGGAAACACCTTGATTGCAATGACTGGAAATATAAATTCTTTTCTTGCAAAAACATCCGATTTTATCCTTAATACTACAGTTGATGCAGAGGCTTGTCCAAATAATTTAGCCCCGACTAATAGCACAACCGCTCAACTCGTGATGGGCGATGCGCTAGCGATCTGCCTTATGGAAATGAAAGATTTTAAAGCCACCGATTTTGCCAAATATCATCCGGGAGGTGCATTGGGTAAAAAATTATTGTTAAAAGTATCTGATATGCTCGAAGGAGCACAAAAACCGATGGTTTCTCCAAATGATAGTATAAAAAAAGTCATTTTCGAAATCTCTGAGAAGCGTTTAGGCGTAACTGCAGTTATAGAGAATGGAAAACTAGTGGGAATTATTACCGACGGTGATATAAGAAGGATGCTGAATGACCGGGATACATTTGCAGATTTGAGCGCCAAAGACATTATGACTAGCAATCCAAAAACTCTTCAAGCATCAGATATGGCAGTTACAGCTCTAAATATCTTGGAGGATAACGCCATCACGCAACTGCTTGTCTTGGATAATGAACAATACAAAGGAGTGCTACATTTGCACGATATACTTAAAGAAGGACTCATCTAA
- a CDS encoding RecQ family ATP-dependent DNA helicase, with amino-acid sequence MNSTQIDIFRELKKHFGFSQFKGLQEAVINSLLARNNTFVIMPTGGGKSLCYQLPALMLGGTAIVVSPLIALMKNQVDAIRSLSPDAGIAHVLNSSLTKTEIAQVKADITSGLTKLLYVAPESLSKEEYVQFLKTVPISFVAIDEAHCISEWGHDFRPEYRNLKHIIKQLGDVPIIGLTATATPKVQEDILKNLDMVDATTFKASFNRPNLFYEVRPKTKNIESDIIRFIKQRKGKSGIIYCLSRKKVEEIAHVLQVNGISAVPYHAGLDAKTRARHQDMFLMEDVDVVVATIAFGMGIDKPDVRFVIHHDIPKSLESYYQETGRGGRDGGEGHCIAYYSYKDVEKLEKFLSGKPIAEQEIGFALLQEVVAYAETSMSRRKFLLHYFGESFDSETGEGADMDDNVRNPKAKVEAKDNVKKLLEIVKATKHLYKSKGIVFTLIGRVNATIKAHRTDVQPYFGIGKDQDERYWMALLRQVLVAGYLSKDIETYGIVKITKKGLDFIESPHSFMMSEDHEYSDSGDEAIVTAAKGGGVIDEQLMLLLKDLRKKVAKKFGVPPFVVFQDPSLEDMALKYPISVEEIANVHGVGEGKAKKYGTDFAALIRSYVDENDISRPDDLVVRSTGVNSINKLYIIQNIDRKLSLDDIASAKKMNMDALIKEMEQIVYSGTKLNIKYWIDEMLDDEQQQEIHDYFMESQSDNIEEALKEFDGDFDTLELRLMRIKFISEVAN; translated from the coding sequence ATGAATTCAACCCAAATTGACATCTTCAGAGAATTAAAAAAACATTTTGGCTTCTCCCAATTCAAGGGATTACAAGAGGCTGTAATAAATAGTTTACTTGCTAGAAATAACACTTTTGTTATAATGCCTACGGGCGGTGGGAAATCGCTGTGTTATCAGCTTCCTGCTTTGATGCTTGGAGGTACAGCAATAGTTGTGTCGCCCTTAATTGCATTGATGAAAAATCAGGTAGACGCTATTCGTAGCTTATCGCCCGATGCTGGAATCGCCCACGTTTTAAACTCTTCATTGACCAAAACTGAAATTGCTCAGGTAAAAGCCGATATAACTTCAGGGCTGACCAAACTTCTCTATGTGGCACCAGAATCGCTCTCAAAAGAAGAATATGTTCAATTTCTTAAAACAGTGCCCATATCATTTGTTGCCATCGACGAAGCGCATTGCATATCTGAATGGGGACATGATTTTAGACCAGAATATCGCAATCTAAAACATATTATAAAACAATTAGGCGACGTGCCAATTATTGGATTAACCGCTACTGCAACTCCAAAAGTGCAGGAAGATATCTTGAAGAATCTTGATATGGTTGATGCAACTACCTTTAAAGCTTCCTTTAATAGACCTAATTTATTTTATGAAGTACGCCCAAAAACTAAAAATATCGAGTCGGATATTATTCGATTTATAAAACAACGCAAAGGCAAATCTGGGATTATTTACTGCTTAAGTCGTAAAAAAGTTGAAGAAATTGCCCATGTCTTGCAGGTAAATGGCATTAGCGCCGTTCCGTATCACGCAGGATTAGATGCAAAGACGCGTGCGCGCCACCAAGATATGTTTTTGATGGAAGATGTAGATGTGGTGGTGGCAACAATTGCCTTTGGGATGGGGATTGACAAGCCAGATGTACGTTTTGTAATTCATCATGATATTCCAAAATCGCTCGAAAGTTATTACCAAGAGACAGGTAGAGGTGGTCGTGATGGAGGAGAAGGGCATTGCATTGCTTATTATTCTTATAAGGATGTTGAAAAGTTAGAAAAGTTCCTTTCGGGAAAACCTATTGCCGAGCAGGAAATTGGATTTGCGCTGCTGCAAGAAGTGGTGGCTTACGCCGAAACATCTATGTCTAGACGTAAATTTTTACTTCATTACTTTGGTGAATCTTTTGACTCAGAAACGGGAGAAGGTGCAGATATGGACGACAATGTTCGCAATCCAAAAGCAAAAGTTGAAGCTAAAGACAACGTCAAAAAGCTTTTAGAAATAGTAAAAGCAACCAAACATTTATATAAATCCAAAGGAATTGTCTTTACACTAATAGGACGTGTCAATGCGACTATAAAAGCACACCGCACCGATGTTCAACCTTATTTTGGAATTGGGAAAGATCAAGACGAGCGCTACTGGATGGCGTTATTGAGACAGGTTTTGGTTGCAGGTTACCTATCTAAGGATATTGAAACTTACGGAATTGTAAAAATAACCAAAAAGGGTCTTGATTTTATCGAAAGCCCACATTCATTTATGATGTCTGAAGATCATGAATATAGTGATAGCGGAGATGAAGCCATTGTAACTGCTGCCAAAGGTGGCGGTGTGATTGATGAGCAATTAATGCTATTGCTAAAGGACTTACGAAAAAAAGTTGCAAAAAAGTTCGGTGTTCCTCCATTTGTAGTATTTCAAGATCCATCACTTGAGGATATGGCTTTAAAATACCCAATAAGTGTCGAAGAAATTGCAAATGTTCACGGAGTAGGTGAGGGTAAAGCCAAGAAATATGGGACAGATTTTGCCGCTCTGATCAGAAGTTATGTCGATGAAAATGACATCAGCAGGCCTGACGATCTTGTGGTTCGCTCTACAGGAGTAAATTCTATAAACAAACTGTATATTATTCAGAATATAGATAGGAAATTATCATTAGACGATATTGCTTCGGCCAAGAAGATGAATATGGATGCTCTTATCAAAGAAATGGAGCAGATCGTTTATTCAGGGACCAAACTCAATATCAAATATTGGATTGACGAGATGCTTGATGATGAGCAACAGCAAGAAATACACGATTATTTTATGGAGTCGCAATCGGATAATATCGAAGAAGCTCTAAAAGAATTTGACGGAGATTTTGATACTTTAGAACTGCGCTTAATGCGAATTAAATTTATAAGTGAAGTGGCAAACTAG
- a CDS encoding DUF2891 domain-containing protein — translation MKIVAAFLLFMSVSASAQVLSLDQANHLASLPLKCLQQEYPNKLSQLLIDSTEIQSPKKLHPAFYGCFDWHSSVHGHWSLVHLLSKFPNLENRTEIIQKLKVNLSKENLDQEIMYVSKNHEKSFERMYGWTWILKLQLELESSNDDYAKELAQNLKPLTNLFIERYTEFLPKLLYPVRVGTHSSTAFGLTMAWDYAEFSKNEAFKKVLSDNAKRLFLTDQDCPMSWEPSGTDFLSPCMEEMAVMQRILPKGEFLKWLKKFTPQLFSKKFTWEVAKVSDRTDGHLVHLDGLNFSRAWNFYHLVQQYPKEFSHLKKVADYHLEFSLPSVVDGNYEGEHWLASFALRAFEEKSKI, via the coding sequence ATGAAAATAGTTGCTGCTTTTCTACTATTTATGTCGGTATCGGCATCTGCACAAGTCTTGTCTCTCGATCAAGCCAACCATTTGGCATCACTTCCGCTAAAATGTCTGCAGCAGGAATATCCTAATAAATTGAGTCAGCTACTTATTGATAGTACCGAGATCCAGTCGCCTAAGAAATTACATCCCGCATTTTACGGCTGTTTTGATTGGCATTCGTCCGTTCATGGTCATTGGAGTCTAGTACATCTGCTTAGTAAATTTCCAAATTTGGAAAATAGGACCGAAATAATTCAAAAGCTGAAAGTCAATTTATCTAAGGAAAACCTTGATCAAGAAATTATGTACGTTTCTAAGAATCATGAAAAATCCTTTGAAAGAATGTACGGCTGGACGTGGATTTTAAAACTTCAATTAGAATTAGAATCTTCCAATGATGATTATGCAAAGGAGCTAGCTCAAAATTTAAAACCACTTACAAATTTATTTATCGAAAGATACACTGAATTTTTGCCAAAATTACTGTATCCGGTGCGCGTAGGTACGCACAGCAGCACAGCTTTTGGACTTACTATGGCGTGGGATTATGCCGAATTTTCTAAGAACGAAGCCTTCAAAAAAGTTTTAAGTGATAATGCCAAACGATTATTTCTTACAGACCAAGATTGTCCGATGAGCTGGGAGCCTAGCGGTACCGATTTCTTATCGCCTTGTATGGAAGAAATGGCAGTAATGCAACGAATTTTGCCGAAAGGCGAATTTCTAAAATGGCTAAAGAAATTTACACCTCAATTATTTTCTAAAAAATTTACATGGGAAGTTGCCAAAGTTTCGGACCGAACCGATGGGCATTTGGTGCATCTCGACGGTTTGAATTTTAGCCGCGCTTGGAACTTTTACCATCTGGTACAACAATATCCAAAAGAGTTCTCGCACCTTAAAAAAGTAGCCGATTACCACCTCGAATTTTCGTTGCCATCAGTGGTTGACGGCAATTATGAGGGAGAACATTGGTTGGCATCCTTCGCTTTGCGCGCTTTTGAAGAGAAAAGTAAAATCTAA
- a CDS encoding NAD(P)/FAD-dependent oxidoreductase, with protein MPQELLLQVTPEIAATDELLRNTVSKQLRISLSDIAKIIILKKSVDARQKSIKINLKLRVYLVGEDINEEEFQLPIYKDVSEAQEVLVIGAGPAGLFAALQLIELGLKPIVIERGKDVRARRRDLKALNIEHIVDEDSNYCFGEGGAGTYSDGKLYTRSKKRGDVDRILKLFVAFGAPDDILVDAHPHIGTNKLPKIIADIREKIIEYGGVVLFETRVVDILVKNNEIQGVKIQDGSSIKASKLILATGHSARDIYELLDRKQIFIEAKPFALGVRAEHPQELIDSIQYNCDFRGDYLPPAPYTIVKQINGRGMYSFCMCPGGVIAPCATSPGEVVTNGWSPSRRDQPTANSGIVVELTLEDYKPFQKYGALAGMHFQKSIEQSAWALAGKTQNVPAQRMVDFTNTTVSSSIPKTSYVPGTTSVELGEVFPGFITEVMRQGFREFGKSMRGYLTNEAILHAPESRTSSPVRIPRDPISYEHLQIKGLYPCAEGAGYAGGIISAAIDGEKCALKIAESLAG; from the coding sequence ATGCCACAAGAACTTCTTTTACAGGTAACCCCCGAGATTGCTGCTACTGACGAACTATTACGAAACACCGTAAGCAAGCAGCTGCGCATTAGCCTTTCGGATATTGCCAAAATTATAATTCTAAAAAAATCAGTGGATGCTAGACAGAAATCGATCAAAATTAATCTTAAGCTTCGAGTATATCTTGTTGGCGAAGATATAAATGAAGAAGAATTTCAGCTTCCCATTTACAAAGATGTAAGTGAGGCTCAAGAAGTTTTGGTAATAGGAGCAGGGCCCGCGGGATTATTTGCAGCTTTGCAATTGATAGAACTTGGATTAAAACCAATTGTTATTGAGCGCGGAAAAGATGTTCGTGCTAGACGACGTGACCTAAAAGCGTTGAACATCGAACATATCGTAGACGAAGATTCTAATTATTGCTTCGGTGAAGGTGGTGCAGGAACTTATTCTGACGGAAAACTTTATACAAGGTCCAAGAAAAGAGGTGATGTTGATAGAATTTTAAAGCTATTTGTTGCCTTTGGTGCACCCGACGATATTCTTGTCGACGCACATCCGCATATTGGAACCAATAAGCTTCCAAAAATCATTGCCGATATCCGCGAGAAAATCATTGAGTACGGTGGCGTTGTACTATTTGAAACCCGTGTTGTGGATATTCTCGTAAAAAACAATGAGATTCAGGGTGTTAAAATTCAGGATGGAAGTAGCATTAAAGCTTCAAAACTGATCCTTGCCACAGGACATTCGGCAAGAGATATTTATGAATTATTAGATAGAAAGCAAATTTTTATCGAGGCCAAACCGTTCGCGTTGGGCGTGCGAGCAGAACATCCACAGGAATTAATTGATAGCATACAGTACAATTGTGATTTTAGAGGTGACTATTTGCCACCCGCCCCGTATACGATTGTCAAGCAAATTAATGGTCGTGGAATGTACTCCTTTTGTATGTGCCCCGGAGGTGTCATTGCACCTTGCGCAACTAGTCCCGGCGAAGTCGTCACTAATGGATGGTCGCCCTCAAGACGTGATCAGCCAACGGCAAATTCTGGAATTGTGGTCGAACTAACTTTGGAAGATTACAAACCATTTCAAAAGTATGGAGCTTTGGCAGGAATGCATTTCCAAAAAAGTATAGAGCAAAGTGCTTGGGCGTTGGCTGGAAAAACTCAGAATGTACCAGCACAAAGAATGGTCGATTTTACAAATACTACTGTTTCCTCCTCAATTCCTAAAACTTCTTATGTTCCCGGGACAACTTCGGTAGAGCTTGGAGAAGTTTTTCCAGGATTTATTACTGAAGTAATGAGGCAGGGTTTTAGAGAATTTGGAAAATCAATGCGTGGATATCTTACAAATGAAGCAATTTTGCACGCTCCAGAATCTCGAACTTCCTCGCCAGTGCGCATACCTAGAGATCCTATAAGTTATGAGCATTTGCAAATTAAAGGACTTTATCCTTGTGCAGAAGGCGCGGGATATGCAGGTGGAATAATTTCGGCAGCTATTGATGGAGAGAAATGCGCTCTAAAAATTGCGGAGAGCCTAGCGGGGTAA
- the idi gene encoding isopentenyl-diphosphate Delta-isomerase yields the protein MKEEEVILVNEKDEQVGTMPKLEAHEKAVLHRAFSIFILNDKNEVMLQQRAAHKYHSPLLWTNTCCSHQRVGETNIEAGTRRLQEEMGFVTEIKELFHFIYKAPFDNGLTEHELDHVMVGYFNQEPQINEDEVASWKWMTTEDIKKDINNSPELYTEWFKIIFQKFDHYLEDNKRQ from the coding sequence ATGAAAGAAGAAGAAGTTATTTTAGTTAATGAGAAGGATGAGCAAGTAGGAACAATGCCTAAACTTGAGGCGCATGAAAAGGCGGTACTGCACAGAGCATTTTCAATTTTTATATTAAACGATAAAAATGAAGTCATGCTGCAACAACGAGCAGCACACAAATACCACTCGCCACTGTTGTGGACCAATACATGTTGCAGTCATCAAAGAGTAGGTGAGACCAATATTGAAGCAGGAACTCGTAGATTGCAAGAAGAAATGGGTTTTGTAACCGAAATAAAGGAACTTTTTCACTTTATTTACAAGGCACCTTTTGATAATGGACTGACAGAACATGAATTAGATCATGTGATGGTTGGATATTTTAATCAGGAACCTCAAATTAATGAAGACGAAGTTGCGTCTTGGAAATGGATGACGACAGAAGACATTAAGAAAGACATCAACAATTCACCTGAACTATATACCGAATGGTTTAAAATTATTTTTCAAAAATTTGATCATTATTTAGAAGATAATAAACGGCAGTAA
- a CDS encoding 6-pyruvoyl trahydropterin synthase family protein produces MKVTVSRKAHFNAAHRLHREDWSDQKNEQIFGKCNNPNFHGHNYDIMVSVIGEIDPETGYVMDIKHLADLIEEEVEIPFDHKNLNLDVAEFKNLNPTAENIVVVIWNKIRARLNPNLELEITLHETARNSVFYAGK; encoded by the coding sequence ATGAAAGTTACCGTTAGTAGAAAAGCCCATTTTAACGCCGCTCATCGTCTTCATCGCGAAGATTGGTCAGATCAAAAGAACGAGCAGATTTTTGGCAAATGCAACAATCCTAACTTTCACGGTCATAACTATGATATTATGGTCAGCGTAATAGGCGAAATAGATCCAGAAACAGGATATGTTATGGATATTAAACACCTTGCAGACCTTATTGAAGAAGAAGTAGAGATTCCGTTTGATCATAAAAATCTTAATCTTGATGTGGCTGAATTTAAAAATTTAAATCCCACAGCCGAGAATATTGTCGTTGTTATATGGAATAAAATTAGAGCGAGATTAAATCCAAATCTAGAACTCGAAATTACACTGCACGAAACCGCCAGAAATTCTGTCTTTTATGCAGGGAAATAA
- a CDS encoding type I phosphomannose isomerase catalytic subunit, whose translation MKAKIYPLQFVPILKEKIWGGQKLNTLLNKGQEQDGVGESWELSAVEGSESIISNGVYKGRSIVNLINEFPKEILGSSVYYSFGTKFPLLFKFIDAKDDLSIQVHPNNKLALERHNCLGKTEMWYIMQADSNAELVVGFNKDTDRQTYISALENKDLLPLLNEVKVQKGDVFFLETGTVHAIRAGVFLAEIQQSSDITYRVYDWNRKDKDGQFRELHTDLALDAINYNASNAKVNYVTIDNQRNILVKSPFFTTNIIPLDGEMVVFHMGEYFKVYMCVEGDFQIRYQSDTYNYTKGDTVLIPANMVDFKLIGKASLLEIYIS comes from the coding sequence ATGAAAGCAAAAATATACCCGCTACAATTTGTGCCCATTTTAAAAGAAAAAATTTGGGGCGGTCAAAAGCTAAACACCTTATTAAATAAAGGCCAAGAGCAAGATGGTGTCGGGGAAAGTTGGGAATTATCGGCAGTAGAAGGTTCAGAAAGTATTATTTCAAATGGCGTTTACAAAGGACGAAGTATAGTAAACTTAATAAATGAATTTCCAAAGGAGATTTTAGGAAGTTCAGTTTATTATAGTTTCGGAACTAAGTTTCCGCTGCTCTTCAAGTTTATAGATGCCAAAGATGATCTTTCAATTCAGGTGCACCCCAATAACAAGCTTGCTCTCGAACGACATAATTGCCTAGGGAAAACAGAGATGTGGTATATCATGCAAGCGGATTCAAATGCAGAGTTGGTGGTTGGCTTTAACAAAGATACCGATAGGCAGACGTATATTAGCGCACTTGAAAACAAGGATTTATTGCCACTTCTCAATGAAGTTAAAGTTCAAAAAGGAGATGTTTTCTTTTTAGAAACCGGAACCGTACACGCCATTAGAGCCGGTGTTTTCTTAGCAGAGATTCAGCAGTCCTCGGATATAACCTATCGAGTGTATGACTGGAATAGAAAAGATAAAGATGGGCAATTTAGAGAATTGCATACAGATTTAGCGCTAGATGCCATCAATTACAACGCGAGCAATGCCAAGGTTAATTACGTTACAATTGACAATCAGAGAAATATCTTAGTAAAAAGTCCATTTTTCACCACCAATATTATTCCGCTTGACGGTGAAATGGTAGTATTTCATATGGGCGAATACTTTAAAGTGTATATGTGTGTCGAAGGAGATTTTCAGATCAGATATCAATCGGATACCTACAATTATACCAAGGGGGATACAGTCTTAATTCCCGCAAATATGGTTGATTTCAAATTAATTGGAAAAGCCTCATTGCTAGAAATTTATATTTCATAG